TTGCGCGAAAACGCCGGGATGATCGAGCTGACGGCACCGAAGGCCGGCAGGATCATGATGTACACCTCGGGGTGGCCGAAGAACCAGAACACGTGCTGGAACAGCACCGGGTCACCGCCGCCGGCGGCACTGAAGAAGCTGGTGCCGAAGTGGATGTCCATCAGCATCATTGTCACGCAGCCGGCCAGCACCGGCATCACCGCGATCAGCAGGAACGCGGTGATCAGCCAGGTCCAGACGAACAGCGGCATTTTCATCAGGGTCATGCCGGGGGCGCGCAGGTTGAGGATGGTGGCGACCACGTTGATCGCGCCCATGATCGAGCTGATGCCCATCAGGTGGATGGCAAAGATGAAGAACGTCACGCTTTCCGGCGCATAGGTGGTGGACAGCGGCGCATAGAAGGTCCAGCCGAAGTTCGGCCCGCCCCCCGGTGTGAACAGCGTCGAGACCAACATCAGGAACGCCGCCGGCAACAGCCAGAAGCTGAAGTTGTTCATGCGCGGCAGGGCCATGTCCGGCGCGCCGATCATCAGCGGGACCATCCAGTTGGCAAGGCCGACGAACGCCGGCATCACCGCGCCGAAGACCATCACCAGGCCATGCATGGTGGTCATCTGGTTGAAGAATTCCGGCTGCACGATCTGCAAGCCGGGCTGGAACAGCTCGGCGCGGATCACCATGGCGAACGAGCCGCCCAGCAGGAACATCGAGAAGGCGAACCACAGGTACAGCGTGCCGATGTCCTTGTGGTTGGTGGTCAGCACCCAGCGCATCAGGCCCTTGGCGGGGCCGTGGGCGTGGTCGGCATGACCGTGGTCATCGATCACAGCACTCATGTCCTTTCTCCTTCGAACCAATGGGCTGGACGGCGCGGGGCAACGCGCCCCGACCGGTTGCGGGAACAGACGTCAGGCCGGCTCATTGGCTTTCCGCCTGTTTGAGTTCCAGCACTTCTTTAGGCGTCACCATGTCGCCCTTGTTGTTGCCCCAGGCGTTGCGTTCATAGGTCACGACCGCGGCGATATCGACTTCCGACAATTGTTTGCCGAACGCGGCCATGGAGGTGCCGGGCTTGCCGTGGAAGACGATGTTCAAGTGATCCTTGATCGGCCCGGTGGCGATTTTCGAGCCCTTGAGCGCCGGGAACATCGGCGGCAGGCCTTGGCCTTCGGCCTGGTGACAGGCCACGCAGGTGGTGTGGTAGACCTTGTCGCCACGCTCGACGAGTTCTTCACGCGTCCATTCCTTGCTGGTCAGCTCCTTGAGCTGCGCGGCTTCGGCCTTGCGTTCGCCCAGCCATTTCTCGTAGTCGGGCTTGCTCTTGACCTCCACCACGATCGGCATGAAGCCGTGGTCCTTGCCGCACAGCTCGGCGCATTGGCCGCGATAGATGCCGGGCTTGTCGACGCGGGTCCAGGCTTCATTGACGAACCCCGGAATGGCGTCGCGCTTGACCGCGAAGGCCGGCACCCACCAGGAGTGGATCACGTCGGCGGAGGTCACCAAAAAGCGCACCTTGGCGTCGACCGGCAGCACCAGCGGCTTGTCGACCTCCAGCAGGTAGTGCTCGCCCTTGGCGCTCTGGTTATGAATCTGTTCGGCGGGGGTAGCCAGGTTGCTGAAGAACTCGACGTCCTGGCCCAGGTATTTGTAGTGCCACTTCCACTGGTAGCCGGTGACCTGGATGTCGATGTCCGACTCGCTGGAGTCGTACATCTTGATCAGCGTGGCGGTGGCCGGAATCGCCATCAGCACGAGGATCAGGAAGGGCACGATGGTCCAGAGGATTTCGACGCGGGTGTTTTCGTGGAAATGCGCGGCGTTCTGGCCGGTTGAGCGGCGGTGCATCATCATCGACCAGAACATGGCGCCGAAGACGATGATGCCGATGACCACACAGATCCAGAAGATGGTCATGTGCAGGTCGAAGACTGCGTTGCTGATCTGTGTGGCTCCAGGCGCCATATTCACAGTCCAGGCCGCTTGCGCCTGACTGAAAATCGACCACAACAGGAGGCCCATCCATACGTGTGGATGTCGCGTCATTGCGGGTTCCCCTTATCGTTCTTGTTATCCCGTAGGCGTAAAGCCTGCGGCAAGGGATCGGCTTTTCAGACTGCTTAATTGACTCGCCGCGCCTTGCTGCACATGCAATCGGGTGTCATCAGCTAACTCCATTCCAACCCGAGTATAGACAGCACCTGCAACCTCGCAACGCGATGGCGTAAATCGTTTGAAACAGCCGGGGCTTGCGCTAGAGCCCACGAATGGAGAAGGATGCGAACCTGAGTGATGGCAAACCGATATAACGGCGACGCAGCAAGGAAGGGGCAGTTATGAAAAATAGGTCTTAGGAGTTTTTTTACGCCAGCTAAGTTATGTCATTCCTATTTCATTGCCTGTTGTTTCCTGGAGTTGTCATGAACACCGCCGCATTGCGCGAGCAGATCCAAAAAGCCCAACAACACGAAGCCGAGACCGGCCTGTTGAGCCGTCAGCTGACGGCCCAGTTACCAACGCTGCACCCCGCTATCCAGCT
This genomic interval from Pseudomonas alvandae contains the following:
- the coxB gene encoding cytochrome c oxidase subunit II, which gives rise to MTRHPHVWMGLLLWSIFSQAQAAWTVNMAPGATQISNAVFDLHMTIFWICVVIGIIVFGAMFWSMMMHRRSTGQNAAHFHENTRVEILWTIVPFLILVLMAIPATATLIKMYDSSESDIDIQVTGYQWKWHYKYLGQDVEFFSNLATPAEQIHNQSAKGEHYLLEVDKPLVLPVDAKVRFLVTSADVIHSWWVPAFAVKRDAIPGFVNEAWTRVDKPGIYRGQCAELCGKDHGFMPIVVEVKSKPDYEKWLGERKAEAAQLKELTSKEWTREELVERGDKVYHTTCVACHQAEGQGLPPMFPALKGSKIATGPIKDHLNIVFHGKPGTSMAAFGKQLSEVDIAAVVTYERNAWGNNKGDMVTPKEVLELKQAESQ
- the ctaD gene encoding cytochrome c oxidase subunit I; this encodes MSAVIDDHGHADHAHGPAKGLMRWVLTTNHKDIGTLYLWFAFSMFLLGGSFAMVIRAELFQPGLQIVQPEFFNQMTTMHGLVMVFGAVMPAFVGLANWMVPLMIGAPDMALPRMNNFSFWLLPAAFLMLVSTLFTPGGGPNFGWTFYAPLSTTYAPESVTFFIFAIHLMGISSIMGAINVVATILNLRAPGMTLMKMPLFVWTWLITAFLLIAVMPVLAGCVTMMLMDIHFGTSFFSAAGGGDPVLFQHVFWFFGHPEVYIMILPAFGAVSSIIPAFSRKPLFGYTSMVYATAAIAFLSFIVWAHHMFVVGIPLVGELFFMYATLLIAVPTGVKVFNWASTMWQGSLTFETPMLFAVAFVILFSIGGFSGLMLAIAPADFQYQDTYFVVAHFHYVLVPGAIFGIFASAYYWLPKWTGHMYDETLGKLHFWLSFIGMNMAFFPMHFVGLAGMPRRIPDYNLQFADFNMVSSIGAFMFGTTQIFFLFIVIKTIRGGPAAPAKPWDGAEGLEWSVPSPAPYHTFTTPPEVK